The following are encoded together in the Pseudomonas maumuensis genome:
- a CDS encoding DUF1289 domain-containing protein: protein MSNQSIKTPCVGLCSTVYGDLVCRGCKRFHHEVIHWNGYDDEQKRAVWLRLEQLLVQVMMAKLEVFDKELLRQQLEQRSIRYVGHQSEYCWAYQLIARGARMIRDLEAYGMALLPEFRDWELPQLRDAIDREFFLLSEAHYQRYIAPAFLQQNLG, encoded by the coding sequence ATGTCCAACCAATCCATCAAGACGCCTTGCGTCGGCCTCTGCTCCACCGTCTACGGAGACCTGGTTTGCCGCGGCTGCAAGCGCTTTCACCACGAAGTGATCCACTGGAACGGCTACGACGACGAGCAGAAGCGCGCCGTGTGGCTGCGCCTGGAGCAACTGCTGGTGCAGGTGATGATGGCCAAGCTGGAAGTGTTCGATAAAGAGCTGCTGCGCCAACAACTCGAGCAGCGCTCGATTCGCTATGTCGGGCACCAATCCGAGTATTGCTGGGCCTACCAGCTGATCGCCCGCGGGGCGCGAATGATTCGTGACCTAGAGGCCTATGGCATGGCGCTGTTGCCGGAGTTTCGCGACTGGGAGCTACCGCAGTTGCGCGATGCGATCGACCGGGAGTTCTTCCTGCTGTCCGAGGCGCACTATCAGCGCTACATCGCACCGGCGTTTCTCCAGCAAAATTTGGGGTGA
- the queD gene encoding 6-carboxytetrahydropterin synthase QueD — protein MEIFKEFTFESAHRLPNVPAGHKCGRLHGHSFKVALHLTGPLDPHTGWIRDFSEIKAIFKPIYEQLDHNYLNDIPGLENPTSEVIAKWIWDQVKPLLPELSKVRIHETCTSGCEYTGD, from the coding sequence GTGGAAATTTTCAAAGAGTTCACATTCGAATCGGCCCACCGCCTGCCCAACGTCCCCGCCGGGCACAAATGCGGTCGCCTGCATGGCCACTCGTTCAAAGTTGCCCTGCACCTGACCGGCCCGCTCGACCCGCACACCGGCTGGATCCGCGATTTTTCCGAGATCAAGGCGATCTTCAAACCGATCTACGAGCAACTGGATCACAACTATCTGAACGATATCCCCGGCCTGGAAAACCCCACCAGCGAAGTGATCGCCAAGTGGATCTGGGACCAGGTCAAACCGCTGCTGCCTGAACTGTCGAAGGTGCGCATCCACGAGACCTGCACCAGCGGCTGCGAATACACCGGCGATTGA
- a CDS encoding patatin-like phospholipase family protein, giving the protein MSAIHIKYPALTFKAGQRALRQIRERGLQAVDVGVLPGAAGGPKPLGIQGLDLALFGEWLPTAPRQRSLIGASIGSWRFASACLDDPVAGIRRLGELYTEQDFAKGVTPREISQSCQHMLDDLLQGRDGQILANPHYRLNILVVKSHGQLAHDHRGRLGMGLGSVIASNLLGRSRLGRHFERVILHDERAAPPLEALTDFPSRSLPLDLTNLRHALLASGSIPMVMEGVRDIPGAGAGTYRDGGLLDYHLDLPYRGDDLVLYPHFTDKVVPGWFDKALPWRKGDATRLHNVLLMTPSPQYLAALPYGKLPDRNDFKRFMGDAPSRKRYWYKAIAESRRLGDELLELITTGRLQDQLQAL; this is encoded by the coding sequence ATGAGTGCCATCCACATCAAGTACCCCGCCCTGACCTTCAAGGCCGGCCAGCGCGCCCTGCGGCAGATCCGCGAGCGCGGTCTACAGGCCGTCGATGTTGGTGTGCTGCCGGGTGCGGCAGGTGGTCCCAAACCCTTGGGAATCCAGGGCCTGGACCTGGCGCTGTTCGGTGAATGGCTGCCCACCGCACCGCGCCAACGGTCGCTGATCGGCGCCTCAATCGGCTCCTGGCGTTTCGCCAGTGCCTGCCTCGACGACCCAGTGGCCGGCATCCGCCGACTGGGCGAGCTGTACACCGAGCAGGATTTCGCCAAGGGCGTGACGCCCAGGGAAATCAGCCAAAGCTGCCAACACATGCTCGATGACCTGCTGCAGGGCCGCGATGGGCAGATCCTCGCCAACCCGCACTATCGCCTGAACATCCTGGTGGTGAAGAGCCACGGCCAACTCGCCCACGACCACCGCGGCCGCCTCGGTATGGGGCTGGGCTCGGTGATCGCCAGCAACCTGCTGGGTCGCTCGCGCCTGGGCCGGCACTTCGAGCGAGTGATCCTGCACGATGAGCGTGCCGCGCCGCCACTGGAGGCGCTCACCGACTTCCCCTCGCGCAGCCTGCCTCTGGACCTGACCAACCTGCGCCACGCCCTGCTCGCCTCGGGTTCGATCCCGATGGTCATGGAAGGTGTACGCGACATCCCCGGCGCAGGCGCCGGCACCTACCGCGACGGTGGGTTGCTCGACTACCATCTGGACCTGCCCTACCGCGGCGACGACCTGGTGCTCTACCCGCACTTCACCGACAAGGTAGTGCCCGGTTGGTTCGACAAGGCCCTGCCCTGGCGCAAGGGCGATGCCACGCGCCTGCACAACGTGCTGCTGATGACCCCGTCGCCGCAGTACCTGGCCGCCCTGCCCTACGGCAAGCTGCCGGATCGCAACGACTTCAAGCGATTCATGGGCGACGCCCCGAGCCGCAAGCGTTACTGGTACAAAGCCATCGCCGAAAGCCGACGCCTGGGCGACGAGTTGCTGGAACTGATCACCACCGGGCGGTTGCAGGATCAGCTACAAGCCTTGTAG
- a CDS encoding PepSY domain-containing protein, translating to MKTLTALFTAAALAFGANAAFAKDVQPDEVVKLVNAKTIKSLDELKAAAVAKHPGATVTDSELEDEYGRYIYKVDLRDTQNVEWDVALDAKTGEVLKDERDN from the coding sequence ATGAAAACTTTGACTGCCCTGTTCACCGCCGCCGCCCTCGCTTTCGGTGCCAATGCCGCCTTCGCCAAGGATGTGCAGCCCGATGAAGTGGTCAAGCTGGTGAACGCCAAGACCATCAAGTCGCTGGACGAGCTGAAGGCCGCCGCCGTGGCCAAGCACCCCGGCGCCACCGTGACCGACTCGGAGCTCGAGGACGAGTACGGCCGTTACATCTACAAGGTCGACCTGCGTGATACCCAGAACGTCGAATGGGATGTGGCCCTGGACGCCAAGACCGGTGAAGTCCTGAAGGACGAGCGAGACAACTGA
- a CDS encoding PepSY domain-containing protein, protein MPALPRTARYLALALLTVCSLAAARDLDQDEALELRQKGIILPLEQLLEAALGRYPGARLLEAELEEKHERYEYEVELLTPAGVVREIKLDARTGALLKDEEDD, encoded by the coding sequence ATGCCTGCACTACCGCGAACGGCACGCTACCTGGCCTTGGCCCTGTTGACCGTCTGTTCGCTGGCCGCCGCGCGCGACCTGGACCAGGATGAAGCCCTGGAGCTTCGGCAAAAGGGCATCATCCTGCCGCTGGAGCAATTGCTCGAAGCCGCCCTGGGGCGTTACCCCGGGGCACGGCTGCTGGAGGCGGAACTGGAAGAGAAGCACGAGCGCTACGAGTACGAGGTCGAACTGCTGACCCCGGCGGGGGTGGTGCGCGAGATCAAGCTCGACGCCCGCACCGGCGCGCTGCTCAAAGACGAGGAAGACGACTGA
- a CDS encoding response regulator transcription factor produces the protein MRLLLVEDNVPLADELTATLQRQGYAVDWLADGRDAVYQGQSEPYDLIILDLGLPGLPGLEVLGQWRASGLATPVLILTARGSWAERIEGLKAGADDYLSKPFHPEELQLRIQALLRRAKGLANQPKLEAAGLHLDESRQCVSREGVDVQLTAAEFRLLRYFMLHPGQVLSKSHLAEHLYDGETERDSNVLEVHVNHLRRKLGRSVIETRRGQGYVYAGSAA, from the coding sequence ATGCGCCTGTTGCTTGTCGAGGACAATGTCCCCCTGGCCGATGAACTGACCGCCACCCTGCAGCGCCAGGGTTATGCCGTGGACTGGCTGGCCGATGGCCGCGATGCGGTGTACCAGGGCCAGAGCGAACCCTACGACCTGATCATCCTCGACCTGGGCCTGCCCGGGCTGCCGGGGCTCGAAGTGCTGGGGCAATGGCGCGCGAGCGGCCTGGCCACCCCGGTGCTGATCCTCACCGCCCGTGGCTCCTGGGCCGAGCGTATCGAAGGCCTCAAGGCCGGGGCCGACGACTATCTAAGCAAGCCCTTCCACCCCGAGGAACTGCAACTGCGCATCCAGGCTCTGTTGCGCCGGGCCAAGGGGCTGGCCAACCAGCCGAAGCTGGAAGCGGCCGGCCTGCACCTGGACGAGTCGCGCCAGTGCGTGAGCCGTGAGGGTGTCGATGTCCAGCTCACCGCCGCCGAGTTCCGCCTGTTGCGCTATTTCATGCTGCATCCGGGGCAGGTGCTGTCCAAGAGCCACCTGGCCGAGCACCTTTACGACGGGGAAACCGAGCGTGATTCCAATGTGCTGGAAGTGCATGTCAACCACCTGCGACGCAAACTGGGGCGCAGCGTGATCGAGACCCGCCGCGGCCAGGGCTACGTGTATGCCGGGAGCGCCGCGTGA
- a CDS encoding sensor histidine kinase — translation MKSIQARLSLGLVAVLVVVGLALAQLTLWLFEAGLQRYLEAGLRKESENLLVALVRGPSGLQLDERRLSAAYQRPFSGYYFRIDFDQGTWRSRSLWDMDMPKPAKPGLDDGHELGPGGQQLLAYRGDYRRLGQDISISVAQDYSPVREGFRRMQQIGLGLGLVALMLVLVLQRLTVTRSLRPLERARQQIAQLQQGQRSQLDAEVPSELQPLVDQINHLLTHTEDSLRRSRNALGNLGHALKTPLAVLVSLAASERLQALPEVRAQMREQLEQIQQRLARELNRARLAGDALPGAQFDCDAELPGLLATLGMIHGEGLLLERDVPPGLLLPWDREDLLELLGNLLDNACKWADSEVRLGIAPTTEGYQLWVDDDGPGIPEAQRLQVLERGSRLDEQVDGHGLGLGIVRDIVEAWGGRIALLESPLGGLRVSIELPRKGR, via the coding sequence GTGAAGTCGATCCAGGCGCGCCTGAGCCTGGGCCTGGTGGCGGTACTGGTAGTGGTTGGGCTGGCCCTGGCGCAGTTGACCTTGTGGCTGTTCGAGGCGGGCCTGCAGCGTTACCTGGAAGCTGGCCTGCGCAAGGAAAGCGAAAACCTGCTGGTGGCGCTGGTGCGTGGCCCGTCCGGCCTGCAGTTGGACGAGCGACGGCTGTCGGCAGCCTACCAGCGGCCGTTCTCGGGCTACTACTTCCGCATTGATTTCGACCAGGGTACCTGGCGCTCCCGTTCGTTATGGGACATGGACATGCCCAAGCCCGCCAAGCCCGGCCTGGACGACGGCCACGAACTCGGTCCCGGGGGCCAGCAACTGCTGGCCTATCGCGGGGACTACCGGCGGCTCGGCCAGGACATATCAATCAGCGTGGCCCAGGACTACTCACCGGTACGCGAGGGTTTTCGGCGCATGCAACAGATCGGCCTGGGCCTGGGGCTGGTGGCGTTGATGTTGGTCCTGGTGCTGCAGCGTCTCACCGTGACCCGCTCGTTGCGCCCGTTGGAGCGGGCGCGCCAGCAGATCGCTCAGTTGCAGCAGGGCCAGCGCTCGCAACTGGACGCCGAGGTCCCAAGCGAGCTGCAGCCGCTGGTGGATCAGATCAACCACCTGCTGACCCATACCGAAGACAGCTTGCGCCGTTCGCGCAATGCCCTGGGCAACCTCGGTCATGCCTTGAAGACGCCGCTGGCGGTGCTTGTCAGCCTGGCTGCCAGCGAACGCCTGCAGGCGTTGCCCGAGGTCCGCGCGCAGATGCGCGAGCAACTGGAGCAGATCCAGCAACGCCTGGCCCGCGAACTCAACCGCGCGCGCCTGGCCGGCGATGCCTTGCCCGGCGCGCAGTTCGATTGCGATGCAGAGCTGCCCGGGCTGCTGGCGACGTTGGGGATGATCCACGGCGAAGGCCTGCTGCTGGAGCGCGACGTGCCGCCCGGTTTGTTGCTGCCCTGGGACCGCGAGGATTTGCTGGAGCTGCTCGGCAACCTGCTGGACAACGCCTGCAAATGGGCCGACAGCGAGGTACGCCTGGGCATCGCGCCAACCACCGAGGGTTACCAGCTGTGGGTCGATGACGATGGCCCGGGCATCCCTGAGGCGCAACGCCTGCAAGTGCTCGAACGCGGCTCGCGGCTGGACGAGCAGGTCGATGGCCATGGCCTGGGGCTGGGCATCGTGCGCGATATCGTCGAGGCATGGGGTGGGCGCATCGCACTGCTGGAAAGCCCGCTGGGCGGGCTACGGGTCAGTATCGAACTGCCGCGCAAGGGGCGTTGA
- a CDS encoding HPP family protein, with amino-acid sequence MSASRPESRLQRLLPAPLNIPPREWLRAGLGALLGLFLAGYLCSLAYGPSIALHLLGPLAASAVLVFAVHSGPLAQPWPVLGSYALAAVVGLAMRHAFGDGLWVAAAALGIAILAMCLLRCLHPPGGGVAASAVLADPGLVALGDHLLEPVMLNALILVGVAVLYNRLTGVRYPKGAIPRRDLHHTHDPLPGERVGISAGDLDQALEEIGEFVDVTRDELERIILATEQHALHRSLGGITASSVMSRDVQWATPRTTLEQAWKLLSGHHLKTLPVLEEGRLVGIVSLSDLVGPAMARGRFSWRGLFRRKAVRLEQVMSRRVVSVGSQHPLERLLPLLSEQGLHCLPVLDDEKLVGVITQTDLIAGLKRHLLTAAAQGSDHRVPAL; translated from the coding sequence ATGTCTGCCTCGCGTCCCGAATCCCGCTTGCAGCGCTTGCTCCCGGCGCCGCTGAACATCCCTCCCCGAGAATGGTTGCGTGCAGGCCTTGGCGCGCTGCTCGGCCTGTTTCTCGCCGGTTACCTGTGCAGCCTGGCCTATGGGCCATCGATCGCCCTGCATCTGCTGGGCCCGCTCGCAGCCTCGGCGGTGCTGGTGTTCGCCGTGCATTCCGGTCCGTTGGCCCAACCCTGGCCCGTGCTGGGCAGCTACGCGCTGGCGGCTGTCGTAGGCCTGGCCATGCGCCACGCCTTCGGCGATGGGCTGTGGGTCGCGGCGGCGGCGTTGGGCATCGCCATCCTGGCAATGTGCCTACTGCGCTGCTTGCACCCGCCCGGCGGCGGCGTGGCGGCCAGCGCGGTGCTGGCCGATCCGGGGCTGGTGGCCTTGGGTGACCACCTGCTCGAGCCGGTAATGCTCAATGCGCTGATCCTGGTCGGCGTGGCCGTGCTCTACAACCGTCTGACCGGCGTGCGCTACCCCAAGGGCGCGATCCCGCGCCGCGACTTGCACCACACCCACGACCCGCTGCCGGGCGAGCGGGTCGGCATCAGCGCCGGGGACCTGGATCAGGCCCTGGAGGAGATCGGCGAGTTCGTCGATGTCACCCGTGACGAGCTGGAGCGGATCATCCTGGCCACCGAGCAGCACGCCCTGCACCGCAGCCTGGGCGGCATCACCGCCAGCTCGGTGATGTCCCGCGACGTGCAGTGGGCAACGCCGCGCACCACCCTCGAGCAGGCCTGGAAGCTGTTGTCCGGTCATCACCTCAAGACCCTGCCGGTACTGGAAGAGGGGCGCTTGGTGGGGATCGTCAGCCTCAGCGACCTGGTCGGCCCGGCCATGGCCCGTGGGCGTTTCAGCTGGCGCGGCCTGTTCCGGCGCAAGGCGGTGCGCCTGGAGCAGGTGATGAGCCGCCGGGTGGTCAGTGTCGGCAGCCAGCATCCGCTGGAACGCCTGTTGCCGTTGCTCAGTGAGCAGGGGCTGCACTGCCTGCCGGTGCTCGACGACGAAAAGCTGGTGGGGGTGATCACCCAGACCGACCTGATCGCCGGCCTCAAGCGGCACCTGCTCACTGCCGCGGCGCAGGGCTCAGATCACCGGGTCCCAGCGCTGTGA
- a CDS encoding LysR family transcriptional regulator, with translation MDIDQARTFLEIVRCGSLVAAAERLFVSQTAISARVQRLEQQLGCQLFVRSRNGASLTADGEAFVSYANQLVQTWEAARRDLPLPQGCQQVLHVGAEVSLGNPMLLDWVSALHQELPSHAIRSEVSDGEALLRKVEMGLLDAALVYQPTYGPGLQVEQLMEEKLIRVRRVDAPDPYIYIDWGEAFRRQHDAALPDLSRPALSFNLGPLALQFILEHGGSGYFRTRVVQAYLQSGVFERVPQAPEFTYPTFLVHARERDSEALQQAFSVLRRLVAAGESDWSQRWDPVI, from the coding sequence ATGGACATCGATCAGGCCCGCACCTTCCTGGAAATCGTCCGCTGCGGCAGCCTGGTCGCCGCCGCCGAACGCCTGTTCGTCTCGCAGACGGCGATCAGCGCCCGTGTGCAGCGCCTGGAGCAGCAACTGGGCTGTCAGCTGTTCGTGCGCAGCCGCAACGGCGCCAGCCTGACCGCCGATGGCGAGGCGTTCGTCAGCTATGCCAACCAACTGGTGCAGACCTGGGAAGCGGCGCGCCGTGACCTGCCGCTGCCCCAGGGCTGCCAGCAGGTGCTGCATGTGGGCGCCGAGGTGAGCCTGGGCAACCCGATGCTGCTCGATTGGGTCAGCGCCCTGCACCAGGAACTGCCCAGCCATGCCATCCGCAGCGAGGTCAGCGATGGCGAAGCGCTGCTGCGCAAGGTGGAGATGGGCTTGCTCGACGCCGCGCTGGTCTACCAGCCGACCTATGGCCCCGGCCTGCAGGTCGAACAGCTGATGGAAGAGAAGCTGATCCGTGTGCGCCGGGTCGATGCGCCCGATCCGTACATCTACATCGACTGGGGTGAAGCGTTCCGCCGCCAACATGATGCCGCCCTGCCCGACCTGTCGCGCCCGGCCCTGAGTTTCAACCTAGGGCCCCTGGCCCTGCAATTCATTCTCGAGCACGGCGGTAGCGGCTATTTCCGCACCCGCGTGGTCCAGGCCTACCTGCAAAGCGGAGTGTTCGAGCGCGTGCCCCAGGCGCCGGAGTTCACCTACCCGACCTTTCTGGTGCATGCTCGCGAACGCGACAGCGAGGCGTTGCAGCAAGCCTTCAGCGTGTTGCGCCGGCTGGTGGCCGCTGGCGAAAGCGACTGGTCACAGCGCTGGGACCCGGTGATCTGA